A single region of the Ziziphus jujuba cultivar Dongzao chromosome 10, ASM3175591v1 genome encodes:
- the LOC107416507 gene encoding protein disulfide-isomerase 5-1, with amino-acid sequence MKAHLGSFVLLSFLLVLSLTVRTKAEVLALTADTFSDKVKEKDTAWFVKFCVPWCKHCKNLGSLWEDLGKAMEGEDEIEIGEVDCSTSKPVCTKVDIHSYPTFKLFYEGEELAKYQGKRDLESLRNFVLEEAEKAAAKAQLDDDKEL; translated from the exons CCCACTTAGGTTCTTTTGTTCTCCTCTCATTTCTCCTTGTCCTGAGTCTAACAGTTCGTACTAAAGCTGAGGTTTTAGCACTTACAGCTGACACCTTCTCTGACAAG GTGAAGGAGAAAGACACTGCGTGGTTTGTTAAATTCTGTGTTCCATGGTGTAAACATTG TAAGAACTTGGGTTCACTATGGGAGGACCTTGGAAAGGCAATGGAAGGTGAAGACGAAATAGAGATTGGGGAAGTTGATTGCAGTACAAGTAAACCAGTATGTACAAAAGTTGATATCCATTCATATCCCACATTTAAGCTATTCTATGAAGGTGAAGAACTTGCGAAGTATCAAG GCAAACGGGACCTGGAATCACTTAGAAATTTTGTCTTGGAAGAAGCTGAAAAAGCAGCTGCAAAGGCACAGCTTGATGATGATAAGGAGTTGTGA
- the LOC107416523 gene encoding exocyst complex component EXO84C has translation MESSEEDDDFPCIESITPQSKVDSLHQSHTEKGIRQLCCELLDLKDAVENLCGNMQTKCLAFLRLSEEAIEMEHELIELRKNVSAQGILVQDLMTGVCRELEEWNQTTGDTHQVQQDPDNNELQDPLLNEVDDHNSFLENIDILLAEHKVEEALEALDAEERNSPELKISEDTSSTVGSSYKCAFLRRKAALEEQLVGIAEQPYISVVELKKALLSLIRLGKGPLAHQLLLKFYGARIQKGIEVFLPSCSVCPRTYPATLSKIVFSIISLTTKESGSIFGDNPAYTNRVVQWAEWEIEFFVRMVKENAPSSESVSALRAVSICIQASLSYCLKLVSQGLKLSKLILVLLRPFLEEVLELNFRRARKVVLDLVEPDGSMPFSPRFASPLSAFATSSDNVLVDSGIRFMFIVEDILEQLTPLTIWHFGGNILIRIGELFDKYMDALIKALPGPSDDDNLTELKDVVLRAETDAEQLSILGIAFTIMDELLPNAVITVWKQQSESEETGSGSAENIMSHPSTAAELKEWRRRLQHSFDELRDHFCRQYVLSFIYSREGRTRLDAQIYVNRDGEEQWGSDPLPSLPFQALFAKLQQLATVAGDVLLGKEKIQKILLARLTETVVMWLSDEQEFWGVFEDDSGSLQPFGLKQLILDMHFTVEIARFAGYPSKSVHQIASAINARAIRTFSARGIDPQSALPEDEWFVETAKSAISKLLSGADESETSEIDENNIILHDTAVSDSDETVSSLSTVESFQSFASASMGELDSPIYSTDPEA, from the exons ATGGAGAGCAGTGAGGAAGATGACGACTTCCCATGCATAGAAAGCATAACTCCACAGTCCAAGGTCGACTCTCTCCACCAATCGCACACTGAGaag GGAATTAGACAGCTTTGCTGCGAGCTCTTGGATTTGAAGGATGCTGTGGAGAACTTATGTGGCAATATGCAGACAAAATGCTTGGCTTTCTTGAG GCTATCTGAAGAAGCAATTGAAATGGAGCATGAATTAATTGAGCTGCGAAAAAATGTTTCAGCTCAAGGGATTCTTGTGCAGGATTTAATGACTGGAGTATGCCGTGAATTAGAAGAGTGGAATCAAACTACTGGTGACACCCATCAAGTTCAGCAAGACCCTGACAATAATGAACTTCAAGATCCCTTGCTTAATGAAGTAGATGATCACAATtcgtttttggaaaatattgataTTCTCTTGGCTGAACATAAAGTGGAGGAAGCACTAGAGGCTTTAGATGCTGAAGAAAGAAACTCTCCAGAGCTGAAAATCTCAGAAGATACCTCATCAACAGTAGGATCCTCATATAAATGTGCTTTCTTGAGAAGAAAAGCAGCACTTGAGGAACAGTTAGTTGGCATTGCTGAACAACCTTATATTAGTGTTGTTGAGTTGAAGAAAGCCTTATTAAGTTTAATTAGACTTGGGAAAGGTCCTTTGGCACATCAGTTACTGCTGAAGTTTTATGGTGCTCGCATTCAAAAGGGTATCGaggtttttcttccttcttgttCTGTCTGCCCGAGAACATATCCAGCAACATTATCTAAGATCGTGTTTTCTATAATCTCACTGACAACAAAGGAATCTGGTTCGATATTTGGTGACAATCCTGCATATACCAACAGAGTTGTTCAATGGGCAGAGTGGGAAATCGAATTCTTTGTAAGGATGGTCAAAGAGAATGCTCCATCGTCCGAGTCAGTTTCTGCTTTACGTGCAGTTAGCATATGCATTCAGGCTAGTCTGAGCTACTGTTTAAAACTTGTGTCTCAAGGACTGAAACTGTCAAAACTGATTTTGGTTCTCTTGCGTCCTTTTCTTGAAGAAGTTTTAGAATTGAACTTCAGACGAGCTAGAAAAGTTGTTCTTGACTTGGTGGAACCTGATGGGAGCATGCCATTTTCACCTCGCTTTGCATCTCCATTATCTGCATTTGCAACATCATCAGATAATGTGCTTGTTGATAGTGGAATAAGATTTATGTTTATTGTTGAA GATATTTTGGAACAGCTTACACCATTGACGATTTGGCATTTTGGAGGAAATATTTTGATTAGAATTGGAGAGCTATTTGATAAATACATGGATGCTTTAATCAAAGCCCTACCAGGACCCTCTGATGATGACAATCTCACAGAGCTGAAAGATGTGGTGCTTAGAGCTGAGACTGATGCAGAACAGCTTTCAATCTTAGGAATAGCATTTACAATCATGGATGAACTGTTACCAAATGCTGTGATAACTGTATGGAAGCAACAGAGTGAGAGTGAGGAAACAGGAAGTGGATCTGCTGAAAATATTATGTCTCATCCAAGCACTGCTGCAGAATTAAAGGAGTGGAGGCGCCGTTTGCAGCATTCATTTGATGAGCTTCGAGATCATTTCTGCAGGCAATATGTTTTGAGTTTCATCTATTCAAGAGAAGGAAGAACACGATTGGATGCACAGATATATGTAAATAGGGATGGGGAGGAACAATGGGGATCTGACCCTTTGCCTTCTCTGCCGTTTCAG GCATTATTTGCAAAACTGCAGCAGTTAGCAACTGTGGCTGGAGATGTTTTACTTGGGAAAGAGAAAATACAGAAGATTTTGCTTGCTAGGCTGACAGAGACAGTTGTCATGTGGTTATCTGATGAACAAGAGTTCTGGGGTGTTTTTGAGGATGATTCAGGTTCTCTTCAGCCATTTGGGTTGAAGCAG TTAATTCTTGATATGCACTTCACTGTTGAAATTGCACGTTTTGCGGGATACCCATCTAAGTCTGTGCACCAGATTGCATCAGCCATAAATGCCCGTGCAATTAGGACCTTCTCTGCTAGAGGCATAGATCCACAAAG TGCGCTCCCAGAGGATGAATGGTTTGTTGAAACTGCAAAATCAGCAATTAGTAAACTACTTTCTGGAGCAGATGAGTCAGAGACATCTGAAATTGATGAAAATAACATCATTCTACATGACACTGCCGTCTCAGATTCAGATGAGACTGTTTCTTCACTCTCGACGGTAGAGTCATTTCAGTCCTTTGCTTCTGCAAGCATGGGTGAGCTTGATAGTCCCATTTATTCCACCGACCCTGAGGCTTAG